In Vitis vinifera cultivar Pinot Noir 40024 chromosome 11, ASM3070453v1, a genomic segment contains:
- the LOC100250879 gene encoding uncharacterized protein LOC100250879 isoform X1, protein MPRPGPRPYECVRRAWHSDRHQPMRGSIIQQIFRVVTDTHSSATKKNREWQEKLPIVVLKAEEIMYSKANSETEYMDLGTLWDRVNDAVNTIIRRDESTETGELLPPCIEAALNLGCVPVRASRSQRHNNPRSYLTHRTQEPTSVSPRVLDNAVNERCPQLQPPSAGNQLTFGRLNMDSTHLVLDSDRHVTQNNSLATTRNFHFPYENFPLGSNQSMTVETNTPLNFGSVYPLYYGTHFQNEESHLGFQMPETANANTVFVGAPIGTSIAEPSEMGIILQNLFSSDGTENVLNKNAQENFRDTCGKEPVAECDLSLRLGLSSDPCMRKEKCSAPDTEDVGSSSSQEGAKVSGLSPGKSKGFCFFPSETANSPFGSCSNKWNSGDEGQNMDATVRKRKAPFNNDLEGGQFFLSPEIRSDHFTGRI, encoded by the exons ATGCCCAGACCAGGCCCGAGGCCATATGAGTGTGTGAGGAGGGCTTGGCACAGTGACAGGCACCAACCCATGAGAGGTTCCATCATTCAACAGATTTTCAG GGTCGTCACTGATACTCACAGCTCCGCCACTAAAAAGAACAGGGAATGGCAGGAAAAGCTTCCTATCGTCGTGTTGAAAGCTGAGGAAATCATGTACTCCAAAGCCAATTCTGAG ACTGAATATATGGATCTTGGAACTCTATGGGACCGGGTGAATGATGCCGTTAACACGATAATTCGGAGAGATGAGAGTACTGAAACAGGAGAGCTTTTGCCGCCATGTATTGAAG CTGCTCTCAATCTGGGTTGTGTTCCAGTAAGAGCGTCACGAAGCCAAAGGCACAATAACCCAAGGAGTTACCTCACCCACAGAACACAAGAACCCACGTCTGTTTCTCCTAGAGTTTTGGATAATGCTGTCAATGAACGATGCCCTCAGTTACAGCCACCCAGTGCGGGCAATCAACTAACCTTTGGAAGATTGAACATGGATTCAACCCATTTGGTTTTGGATTCTGACAGACATGTAACTCAGAATAATAGCCTAGCTACTACTCGTAATTTCCATTTTCCATATGAGAACTTCCCCCTTGGCAGCAACCAATCCATGACAGTGGAAACTAACACCCCATTGAACTTTGGTTCAGTTTATCCCTTGTATTACGGGACTCATTTTCAAAATGAAGAGTCCcatttaggcttccaaatgCCTGAAACTGCAAATGCTAACACTGTCTTTGTTGGCGCACCAATTGGGACATCAATTGCAGAGCCTTCTGAAATGGGTATCATCTTGCAGAACTTATTCTCCAGTGATGGCACTGAAAATGTTTTGAACAAAAATGCTCAAGAAAATTTCAGGGACACTTGTGGGAAGGAACCTGTGGCAGAATGCGATTTATCCTTGAGGTTGGGTCTGTCCTCAGATCCATGTATGAGAAAGGAAAAATGTTCAGCGCCTGACACTGAAGATGTTGGTTCAAGTAGTTCTCAAGAGGGGGCTAAGGTTAGTGGTCTATCTCCTGGGAAAAGTAAGGGGTTTTGTTTCTTTCCAAGTGAGACTGCTAATAGCCCCTTTGGGTCCTGTTCGAATAAGTGGAATTCAGGGGATGAAGGGCAGAATATGGATGCAACAGTGAGGAAGCGTAAGGCACCCTTTAATAATGATTTGGAGGGTGGGCAATTTTTCTTGTCACCAGAGATCCGATCTGACCATTTTACTGGTCGAATTTAA
- the LOC100250879 gene encoding uncharacterized protein LOC100250879 isoform X2 gives MDLGTLWDRVNDAVNTIIRRDESTETGELLPPCIEAALNLGCVPVRASRSQRHNNPRSYLTHRTQEPTSVSPRVLDNAVNERCPQLQPPSAGNQLTFGRLNMDSTHLVLDSDRHVTQNNSLATTRNFHFPYENFPLGSNQSMTVETNTPLNFGSVYPLYYGTHFQNEESHLGFQMPETANANTVFVGAPIGTSIAEPSEMGIILQNLFSSDGTENVLNKNAQENFRDTCGKEPVAECDLSLRLGLSSDPCMRKEKCSAPDTEDVGSSSSQEGAKVSGLSPGKSKGFCFFPSETANSPFGSCSNKWNSGDEGQNMDATVRKRKAPFNNDLEGGQFFLSPEIRSDHFTGRI, from the exons ATGGATCTTGGAACTCTATGGGACCGGGTGAATGATGCCGTTAACACGATAATTCGGAGAGATGAGAGTACTGAAACAGGAGAGCTTTTGCCGCCATGTATTGAAG CTGCTCTCAATCTGGGTTGTGTTCCAGTAAGAGCGTCACGAAGCCAAAGGCACAATAACCCAAGGAGTTACCTCACCCACAGAACACAAGAACCCACGTCTGTTTCTCCTAGAGTTTTGGATAATGCTGTCAATGAACGATGCCCTCAGTTACAGCCACCCAGTGCGGGCAATCAACTAACCTTTGGAAGATTGAACATGGATTCAACCCATTTGGTTTTGGATTCTGACAGACATGTAACTCAGAATAATAGCCTAGCTACTACTCGTAATTTCCATTTTCCATATGAGAACTTCCCCCTTGGCAGCAACCAATCCATGACAGTGGAAACTAACACCCCATTGAACTTTGGTTCAGTTTATCCCTTGTATTACGGGACTCATTTTCAAAATGAAGAGTCCcatttaggcttccaaatgCCTGAAACTGCAAATGCTAACACTGTCTTTGTTGGCGCACCAATTGGGACATCAATTGCAGAGCCTTCTGAAATGGGTATCATCTTGCAGAACTTATTCTCCAGTGATGGCACTGAAAATGTTTTGAACAAAAATGCTCAAGAAAATTTCAGGGACACTTGTGGGAAGGAACCTGTGGCAGAATGCGATTTATCCTTGAGGTTGGGTCTGTCCTCAGATCCATGTATGAGAAAGGAAAAATGTTCAGCGCCTGACACTGAAGATGTTGGTTCAAGTAGTTCTCAAGAGGGGGCTAAGGTTAGTGGTCTATCTCCTGGGAAAAGTAAGGGGTTTTGTTTCTTTCCAAGTGAGACTGCTAATAGCCCCTTTGGGTCCTGTTCGAATAAGTGGAATTCAGGGGATGAAGGGCAGAATATGGATGCAACAGTGAGGAAGCGTAAGGCACCCTTTAATAATGATTTGGAGGGTGGGCAATTTTTCTTGTCACCAGAGATCCGATCTGACCATTTTACTGGTCGAATTTAA